One window of the bacterium genome contains the following:
- the greA gene encoding transcription elongation factor GreA gives MIELEKQLQHMKTKGRAEIAEKISEARSHGDLSENAEYDAAKEEQGLFELRISKLEDLLSRARIIDKSDLPKDAVYILSDVTLEDLKKGGTVTYKLVSQEEADFEQNKISVSSPIGKALLKKKIGDIVKVVVPAGTLEYKILEVS, from the coding sequence ATGATCGAGCTGGAAAAACAACTCCAGCATATGAAAACCAAGGGACGCGCGGAAATTGCCGAAAAGATCTCCGAGGCGCGGTCACACGGGGACCTCAGTGAGAATGCGGAATACGATGCTGCCAAGGAGGAGCAGGGGTTGTTCGAACTGCGCATCAGCAAGCTAGAAGATCTGCTCTCCCGCGCACGTATCATCGATAAAAGCGACCTGCCGAAAGATGCGGTGTATATCCTGTCGGATGTGACGCTGGAGGACCTGAAGAAAGGCGGAACAGTCACCTATAAACTGGTGTCACAGGAAGAAGCCGACTTCGAGCAGAACAAGATATCCGTATCATCTCCCATCGGGAAGGCGTTGCTGAAAAAGAAAATCGGCGACATCGTGAAAGTGGTTGTTCCGGCAGGCACGCTCGAATACAAAATTCTCGAGGTTTCCTGA